The following coding sequences are from one Streptomyces dengpaensis window:
- a CDS encoding indole-3-glycerol phosphate synthase, with amino-acid sequence MFTSVLMIEKALTSADVEFVTTLHGDEEVAFHVLLQPRGDQADRLLRAIDDVALGELDEAAHERETPEGEEAAGQGQQALDVSLVALRAAGSQAEGRLIEDHPLDALKRLVDESDADEVIVLTDPHYVEEFFHRDWASRARHKVGVPVLKLFSHSKA; translated from the coding sequence GTGTTCACAAGCGTATTGATGATCGAGAAGGCCCTGACGTCCGCCGACGTGGAGTTCGTCACCACCTTGCACGGCGACGAGGAGGTCGCCTTTCACGTGCTCCTCCAGCCCCGGGGCGACCAGGCCGACCGGCTGCTGCGGGCCATCGACGACGTGGCGCTCGGCGAGCTGGACGAGGCGGCGCACGAACGGGAGACCCCGGAGGGCGAGGAGGCGGCCGGACAGGGACAGCAGGCCCTCGATGTGTCGCTGGTGGCCCTGCGCGCGGCCGGCAGCCAGGCCGAGGGCCGGCTCATCGAGGACCACCCGCTGGACGCCCTCAAGAGACTGGTCGACGAGAGCGACGCCGACGAGGTCATCGTGCTGACCGACCCCCACTACGTGGAGGAGTTCTTCCACCGCGACTGGGCCTCCAGAGCGCGGCACAAGGTGGGGGTACCGGTGCTGAAGCTCTTCTCGCACAGCAAGGCGTGA
- a CDS encoding pyrimidine reductase family protein — MRRLFPVTYETAAQAPGGPPEAGGADSEGVSPGTSSGADVTDREWGLGELAEAYAYPEVSEPWLRANMVSTLDGAAQHEGRSQPISGATDMRVFGVLRGLADVVVVGAETVRQEGYRPARAREAFVALREAAGQGPAPAIAVVTASLDLDFSLPLFASPLVPTLVLTGAAAPPDRIAAAEKAGAQVVIAGDGSGVDPARAVRALGERGLTRLLTEGGPRLLGQFVAAGVLDELCLTVSPMLTAGDAQRIASGPSIAVPQRFELVSLLEEAGFLYTRYRRS; from the coding sequence ATGCGACGCCTGTTCCCTGTGACCTACGAAACAGCAGCCCAGGCCCCGGGTGGGCCCCCTGAGGCGGGTGGGGCGGACAGCGAAGGCGTGTCCCCCGGGACGTCTTCCGGGGCGGATGTGACGGACCGGGAGTGGGGGCTCGGTGAGCTGGCGGAGGCGTACGCCTACCCCGAGGTCAGCGAGCCCTGGCTGCGCGCCAACATGGTTTCCACGCTCGACGGCGCCGCCCAGCACGAGGGGCGCTCGCAGCCGATCTCCGGCGCCACCGACATGCGGGTCTTCGGGGTGCTGAGGGGCCTCGCCGACGTCGTGGTCGTCGGCGCGGAAACGGTACGCCAGGAGGGTTACCGTCCGGCACGCGCGCGTGAGGCCTTCGTGGCGCTCCGGGAAGCCGCCGGACAGGGCCCCGCGCCCGCCATCGCCGTGGTGACGGCGAGCCTCGACCTGGACTTCTCGCTTCCGCTCTTCGCCTCGCCCCTGGTGCCCACGCTGGTGCTGACGGGAGCCGCGGCGCCCCCGGACCGGATCGCGGCGGCCGAGAAGGCGGGCGCCCAGGTGGTGATCGCCGGGGACGGCAGCGGGGTGGACCCCGCCCGCGCCGTACGGGCCCTCGGCGAGCGCGGGCTCACCCGGCTGCTGACCGAGGGCGGGCCCCGGCTGCTCGGCCAGTTCGTCGCGGCCGGCGTGCTCGACGAGCTCTGCCTGACCGTGTCGCCGATGCTCACCGCGGGCGACGCGCAGCGCATCGCCTCAGGGCCCTCGATCGCGGTCCCCCAGCGATTCGAACTCGTGTCCCTGCTGGAGGAGGCCGGGTTCCTCTACACCCGATACCGTCGGTCCTGA
- the zapE gene encoding cell division protein ZapE, whose amino-acid sequence MSPSSTASGFDPIAEAAPLSLCARVPHVPADRLVAEMVPPPRFDSVRFATYIPDPQQPSQTEAVRILEGFAGGLGGAHAVGGGKKRARSASLEGRWWETGGRRLFGFGKAPKTPAGPRGVYLDGGYGVGKTHLLASLWHATPAEPALKAFGTFVELTNLVGALGFQKTVHTLSDHRLLCIDEFELDDPGDTVLVSTLLGKLVDAGVALAATSNTLPGKLGEGRFAAADFLREIQGLSAHFRPLRIDGEDYRHRGLPEAPAPFSDEQVTKAAYATSGASLDDFPHLLDHLARVHPSRYGAMTDGVRAVCLTDVRPVPDQSTALRLVVLADRLYDREVPVLASGLPFDQLFSEEMLKGGYRKKYFRAISRLTALARDAKGLVEPA is encoded by the coding sequence GTGTCGCCCTCCTCCACCGCCTCCGGGTTCGACCCGATAGCCGAAGCGGCCCCGCTGTCCCTGTGCGCCCGCGTGCCGCACGTCCCCGCCGACCGGCTCGTGGCCGAGATGGTGCCGCCGCCGCGCTTCGACTCGGTCCGCTTCGCCACGTACATCCCGGATCCGCAGCAGCCCAGCCAGACCGAGGCCGTACGGATCCTCGAAGGCTTCGCCGGCGGTCTGGGCGGGGCGCACGCGGTCGGCGGCGGAAAAAAGAGGGCGCGAAGCGCTTCCTTGGAAGGGCGGTGGTGGGAGACGGGCGGGCGCCGGCTGTTCGGCTTCGGCAAGGCCCCGAAGACCCCCGCCGGCCCCCGGGGCGTCTACCTCGACGGTGGCTACGGCGTCGGCAAGACCCACCTGCTGGCCTCCCTGTGGCACGCGACCCCGGCCGAGCCCGCGCTCAAGGCGTTCGGCACCTTCGTGGAGCTGACGAACCTGGTCGGCGCGCTCGGCTTCCAGAAGACCGTGCATACGCTGTCCGACCACCGGCTGCTGTGCATCGACGAGTTCGAACTGGACGACCCGGGCGACACCGTCCTCGTCTCCACCCTGCTCGGCAAGCTGGTCGACGCGGGCGTCGCGCTCGCCGCCACCTCGAACACGCTGCCGGGCAAGCTCGGCGAGGGCCGGTTCGCGGCGGCCGACTTCCTGCGCGAGATCCAGGGACTGTCCGCGCACTTCCGGCCCCTGCGCATCGACGGCGAGGACTACCGCCACCGCGGGCTGCCCGAGGCCCCGGCGCCGTTCTCCGACGAGCAGGTCACGAAGGCGGCGTACGCCACCAGCGGCGCGTCCCTCGATGACTTCCCGCATCTGCTCGACCATCTGGCGCGTGTCCACCCCAGCCGGTACGGCGCCATGACGGACGGCGTCAGGGCCGTCTGCCTCACCGATGTCCGGCCGGTCCCGGACCAGTCGACGGCGCTGCGGCTCGTCGTGCTCGCCGACCGCCTGTACGACCGCGAGGTACCGGTCCTCGCCTCCGGACTGCCCTTCGACCAGCTCTTCAGCGAGGAGATGCTGAAGGGCGGTTACCGCAAGAAGTACTTCCGCGCGATATCCCGGCTCACGGCGCTGGCGCGGGACGCCAAGGGACTCGTCGAGCCCGCCTGA
- a CDS encoding slipin family protein yields MVEELVVAAVGVGSAGLVYLSAAARVVKQYERGVVFRLGRLLGDVRPPGFTMILPVIDRMNKVNMQIVTMPVPAQEGITRDNVTVRVDAVVYFKVVNAADAVIQVEDYRFAVSQMAQTSLRSIIGKSDLDDLLSNREKLNQGLELMIDSPAIGWGVQIDRVEIKDVSLPETMKRSMARQAEADRERRARVINADAELQASKKLAQAAGVMSQQPAALQLRLLQTVVAVAAEKNSTLVLPFPVELLRFLERAQAGQAPPAATEPSTPPRPDGHVPLDEPDGHIPLDEREPDEPHEHIPLDELDELDEPDEPDEPGK; encoded by the coding sequence ATGGTCGAGGAACTTGTCGTCGCGGCGGTAGGGGTCGGTTCGGCCGGTCTGGTCTACCTGTCGGCGGCGGCCCGGGTCGTCAAGCAGTACGAACGCGGTGTGGTCTTCCGGCTGGGGCGTCTGCTCGGTGACGTGCGGCCGCCGGGATTCACCATGATCCTCCCCGTCATCGACCGGATGAACAAAGTCAACATGCAGATCGTGACGATGCCGGTGCCCGCCCAGGAGGGCATCACCCGGGACAACGTCACGGTCCGGGTCGACGCGGTCGTCTACTTCAAGGTGGTCAACGCGGCCGACGCGGTCATTCAGGTCGAGGACTACCGTTTCGCGGTCTCGCAGATGGCGCAGACGTCCTTGCGCTCGATCATCGGCAAGAGCGATCTCGACGATCTGTTGTCCAACCGCGAGAAGCTCAACCAGGGCCTGGAGCTGATGATCGACAGCCCGGCGATCGGCTGGGGTGTGCAGATCGACCGCGTCGAGATCAAGGACGTGTCGCTGCCGGAGACGATGAAGCGGTCGATGGCCCGGCAGGCCGAGGCCGACCGGGAGCGGCGGGCCCGGGTGATCAACGCGGACGCGGAACTGCAGGCGTCGAAGAAGCTCGCGCAAGCCGCAGGTGTCATGTCCCAGCAGCCCGCCGCGCTGCAACTGCGACTGCTGCAGACGGTGGTGGCGGTCGCGGCCGAGAAGAACTCCACGCTCGTCCTGCCCTTCCCTGTGGAGCTGCTGCGGTTCCTGGAGCGGGCACAGGCCGGGCAAGCGCCGCCTGCGGCGACCGAGCCGTCGACACCCCCGCGACCCGATGGACATGTCCCGCTCGACGAGCCCGATGGACACATCCCGCTCGACGAGCGCGAGCCCGACGAGCCCCATGAGCACATCCCGCTCGACGAACTCGACGAACTCGACGAGCCCGATGAGCCCGACGAGCCCGGCAAGTGA
- a CDS encoding polysaccharide deacetylase family protein, which produces MITPVRRFIATCALATLGAALAACGAPGTPRAARPAHPASSSATPSHPPTLAPGPAGLTPVFKNGPRTPDKVVALTFDADMTADQGERAADGEHFDNPRLIATLREFKVPATVFMTGRWVDEYPRQARDIGRDPLFEVANHSYSHYAFTDDCYGLPTLPEDKMQADVERAYASFKKAGLPHAMPYFRFPGGCYDQRALRMLSGVGVTAVQWDVVSGDAFATDSDAVARQVIEGVRPGSVVVMHCTRSAAPATEPALLTIVPELREQGYRFVKVSELIGAAAGRR; this is translated from the coding sequence GTGATCACTCCTGTACGACGATTCATCGCGACCTGCGCCCTTGCCACCCTGGGGGCCGCCCTCGCCGCCTGCGGTGCACCCGGCACCCCGCGCGCCGCCCGCCCGGCGCATCCCGCCTCGTCCAGTGCCACGCCGTCCCACCCCCCGACGCTCGCACCCGGTCCCGCCGGACTGACCCCCGTCTTCAAGAACGGTCCGCGGACTCCGGACAAGGTGGTCGCGCTGACGTTCGACGCGGACATGACCGCGGATCAGGGGGAGCGGGCGGCCGATGGGGAGCACTTCGACAATCCGCGACTGATCGCCACGCTGCGCGAGTTCAAGGTGCCCGCGACCGTGTTCATGACAGGGCGGTGGGTCGACGAGTATCCGCGGCAGGCCAGGGACATCGGGCGGGACCCGCTGTTCGAGGTCGCCAACCACTCGTACAGCCACTACGCCTTCACGGACGACTGCTACGGGCTGCCGACCCTGCCCGAGGACAAGATGCAGGCGGACGTGGAGCGGGCGTACGCCTCCTTCAAGAAGGCGGGCCTGCCCCATGCCATGCCGTACTTCCGCTTCCCCGGTGGGTGTTACGACCAGCGGGCGCTGCGCATGCTGAGCGGGGTCGGGGTGACCGCCGTGCAGTGGGACGTGGTGAGCGGGGACGCGTTCGCGACGGATTCCGATGCTGTGGCGCGGCAGGTCATCGAGGGCGTGCGGCCGGGGTCCGTCGTCGTGATGCACTGCACGCGGAGCGCGGCCCCGGCGACCGAGCCGGCGCTGCTGACGATCGTTCCCGAGCTGCGCGAACAGGGGTACCGGTTCGTGAAGGTGTCCGAACTGATCGGGGCAGCCGCCGGCCGGCGGTGA
- a CDS encoding aminoacyl-tRNA hydrolase: protein MSSDPTPADDSPFRSERTERDEAPQFVLPLVARIERAAPPARTDALETAARAVLSILGDERSLGDGEWAQAMRDWQDARIRKVVRRARGAEWRRAEALPGITVTGKSAEVRVFPPVPLDGWPKDLARLQVSGTDLEDPEPPVDADLSAPVLWLNPDLGMSAGKTMAQAGHGAQLAWWELSDEERAAWRDSGFALTVRTADPARWRELTASGLPLVRDAGFTEIAPGSCTVVADHPALRS from the coding sequence GTGAGCAGCGACCCGACCCCCGCCGACGACAGCCCTTTCCGTTCCGAGCGCACCGAGCGCGACGAAGCACCACAGTTCGTGCTGCCTCTGGTCGCACGCATCGAGAGGGCCGCTCCCCCGGCGCGTACCGACGCGCTGGAGACCGCGGCCCGCGCTGTGCTGAGCATCCTCGGCGACGAGCGGTCCCTCGGGGACGGTGAATGGGCGCAGGCGATGCGGGACTGGCAGGACGCGCGGATCCGCAAGGTCGTCCGGCGGGCGCGCGGCGCCGAGTGGCGGCGGGCCGAGGCGCTGCCCGGCATCACGGTGACCGGGAAGTCCGCCGAGGTGCGCGTCTTCCCGCCGGTCCCGTTGGACGGCTGGCCCAAGGACCTGGCCCGGCTCCAGGTCTCCGGCACGGACCTGGAGGACCCGGAGCCGCCGGTGGACGCCGATCTCTCCGCTCCCGTCCTGTGGCTCAACCCCGACCTCGGCATGTCGGCCGGCAAGACCATGGCGCAGGCGGGCCACGGCGCCCAGCTGGCCTGGTGGGAGCTGTCCGACGAGGAGCGCGCGGCCTGGCGCGACAGCGGATTCGCGCTCACCGTGCGCACCGCCGACCCGGCCCGCTGGCGTGAACTCACCGCTTCCGGGCTGCCGCTGGTGCGCGACGCGGGCTTCACGGAGATCGCGCCGGGGTCGTGCACGGTGGTGGCGGATCACCCGGCGCTGCGTTCCTGA
- a CDS encoding DUF692 domain-containing protein — translation MRRLRRLGTGIGWRPEIAEAVERMPGIDWVEAVAENVCSGHVPESLLRLRERGVTVVPHGVSLGLGGADRPDEARLTALAERAEALGSPLVTEHIAFVRAGGPLTASPLLEAGHLLPVPRTRDALDVLCENVRIAQDALPVPLSVENIAALISWPGEEMTEGQFLYDLADRTGVRLLIDVANLHTNHVNRGEDPAKALDELPLEAIAYVHVAGGFERDGVWHDSHAHPVPQPVLDILADLASRVTPPGVLLERDENFPEPGELERELGAIRGVLEAAGASGEGSRTAYGRPSAAPASAAAMARQVGAHAPAGTPATGAQTAHTPGRAPEATGKAAPLTETAAEHAAGTAATTLAHAPAPARQRLALAQAALLSALVAGTPVPEGFDRVRLGVQARALAAKRADVVAKVAPELPEILADGYRPAFLAYAQGHPMTGGYRRDALDFAEHLLLAGRPEDAETRRRLRGWWRERSGPAPLSQRPTARLARATRRATSRVLLRR, via the coding sequence ATGAGGCGGCTGAGGCGGCTGGGGACGGGAATCGGGTGGCGGCCGGAGATAGCCGAGGCCGTGGAACGCATGCCCGGCATCGACTGGGTCGAGGCCGTGGCCGAGAACGTATGCTCCGGGCATGTCCCCGAGTCGCTGCTGCGGCTGCGTGAGCGTGGGGTCACCGTGGTGCCGCACGGGGTCTCACTGGGCCTCGGCGGCGCGGACCGGCCCGACGAGGCGCGGCTCACCGCGCTCGCCGAGCGCGCGGAGGCGCTGGGCTCGCCGCTCGTCACCGAGCACATCGCGTTCGTACGGGCGGGCGGGCCGTTGACCGCGTCGCCGCTGCTGGAGGCCGGGCACCTGCTGCCGGTCCCCCGTACCCGGGACGCCCTCGACGTCCTGTGCGAGAACGTGCGTATCGCGCAGGACGCCCTGCCCGTCCCCCTCTCGGTGGAGAACATCGCCGCACTGATCTCCTGGCCCGGTGAGGAGATGACGGAGGGCCAGTTCCTCTACGACCTGGCCGACCGCACCGGCGTACGCCTCCTCATCGACGTCGCCAACCTCCACACGAACCACGTCAACCGGGGCGAGGACCCCGCCAAGGCCCTCGACGAACTCCCCCTCGAAGCCATCGCCTACGTCCACGTCGCCGGCGGCTTCGAACGCGACGGCGTCTGGCACGACAGCCACGCCCACCCCGTCCCCCAGCCCGTCCTCGACATCCTCGCCGACCTCGCCTCCCGAGTGACCCCACCGGGGGTCCTCCTCGAGCGCGACGAGAACTTCCCCGAACCGGGGGAGCTGGAGCGGGAGTTGGGGGCGATTCGGGGGGTACTGGAGGCGGCGGGGGCGTCCGGAGAGGGCTCGCGGACGGCGTACGGGCGGCCCTCGGCGGCGCCCGCGAGCGCCGCGGCCATGGCGCGGCAGGTCGGCGCGCACGCCCCGGCCGGGACACCCGCAACCGGCGCGCAGACCGCGCACACTCCGGGACGCGCACCTGAGGCCACCGGCAAAGCCGCGCCGCTCACCGAGACCGCCGCCGAGCACGCAGCCGGAACCGCCGCGACCACCCTCGCCCACGCCCCCGCTCCCGCCCGCCAGCGCCTCGCCCTCGCCCAAGCCGCCCTGCTGTCCGCGCTCGTCGCGGGGACCCCCGTGCCCGAGGGGTTCGACCGGGTGCGGCTCGGGGTGCAGGCGCGGGCGCTTGCCGCCAAGCGGGCGGATGTCGTGGCTAAGGTGGCCCCGGAGTTGCCGGAGATCCTGGCGGACGGGTACAGGCCGGCGTTTCTCGCGTATGCGCAGGGGCATCCGATGACCGGCGGCTATCGGCGCGACGCCCTCGACTTCGCCGAGCACCTGCTCCTCGCGGGTCGCCCCGAGGACGCGGAGACCCGGCGCCGGCTGCGCGGCTGGTGGCGGGAGCGCTCGGGCCCGGCCCCGCTGTCGCAGCGCCCCACGGCCCGTCTGGCCCGCGCCACCCGCCGCGCCACCAGCCGGGTGCTGCTGCGCCGCTGA
- a CDS encoding TIGR04222 domain-containing membrane protein → MFWVLLLLLAWVAAGTSCTRLCLAAVRAAAVDADAARGHDLTLYEAAFLSGGPARVADLTLVSMARQRRLLLAHTGWATVVDPRGRDEMERSVIGAIGPEGQSRIAPVRAAAAAADSVRRLADRLVAAGLAVPDGARTTVAGAVRQVQAAAAAVVALGAVALLLPAQATGNEVPVAAWFALPLILTLSCLAIARIEVHPYTRWASPAGQRLLGTLARRTDDLGDDRTYLTSVAVRGVRAIGEPDLRAALTHRDRSPERRN, encoded by the coding sequence ATGTTCTGGGTCCTCCTCCTGCTCCTGGCCTGGGTCGCGGCCGGCACCTCCTGCACCCGGCTGTGTCTGGCCGCCGTACGGGCGGCGGCCGTCGACGCGGACGCGGCGCGCGGGCACGACCTCACGCTGTACGAGGCGGCGTTCCTGTCCGGCGGCCCGGCCCGGGTCGCCGATCTGACCCTGGTGTCGATGGCCCGCCAGCGCCGGCTGCTGCTCGCGCACACCGGCTGGGCGACCGTCGTGGACCCGCGCGGGCGCGACGAGATGGAGCGCTCGGTCATCGGAGCCATCGGCCCGGAGGGCCAGTCCCGGATAGCGCCCGTACGGGCGGCGGCGGCCGCCGCGGACTCGGTACGCCGCCTCGCCGACCGCCTGGTCGCGGCGGGCCTCGCCGTCCCCGACGGCGCCCGTACCACCGTTGCGGGCGCCGTCCGCCAGGTCCAGGCCGCGGCGGCTGCCGTGGTCGCACTCGGCGCCGTGGCCCTGCTGCTGCCCGCCCAGGCCACCGGCAACGAGGTCCCGGTCGCCGCCTGGTTCGCGCTCCCGCTCATCCTCACGCTGAGCTGCCTCGCCATCGCCCGCATCGAGGTGCATCCCTACACGCGCTGGGCGTCTCCGGCCGGACAGCGGCTGCTCGGCACCCTCGCCCGCCGCACCGACGACCTCGGCGACGACCGTACGTACCTCACCTCCGTCGCCGTACGCGGTGTTCGCGCGATCGGCGAGCCGGACCTGCGCGCGGCCCTCACGCACCGAGACCGCAGCCCCGAGCGACGGAACTAG
- a CDS encoding alpha/beta hydrolase, translating into MRAAVLYGTAGSVFLTALVGAPAGGRPAWPAPAAGSAEMRGTAVAAARATAAGIRFANCPKEEDLPDSVQCGTVTVPLDYAHPDGRQIKLTVSRVKATGKDAKNSKRRVPRRGAFVYNPGGPGASSTRFPLIGHRPEWKRIAAAYDLVGYAPRGVDRSAPLSCQDPKHFVKAPSQAPTFPSESYKKERIAAAKAYARGCAQRSGNALRHYTSLNNARDLEVLRAGLGEPKLTFMGASYGTYFGALYATLFPSHVGRMVFDSAVNPDPEKIWYRNNLDQSAAFEKRWADFRAWVAKHDEVYELGATPDDVQQSYERARAQLAASPAGGKVGPGQMQGAFLDAGYSDDYWPRRAQALSAYLKGDPKPLIEQAGPHPEAAAEQENGNAVYTAVECNDASWPADWRIWDRDNTRLARRAPFETWDNVWMNLPCAYWPEPRQKPLDVRTPPGVLPPTLILAAERDAATPYDGALELRRRLSGSVLVTENGSGTHGIGGGPNKCVNGYLDAYLLEGRLPVRRAACAPHAEPKPAAPGDRSKGSQGSRDPQESQGSGVSARSTTHEPEHPKTVRQAP; encoded by the coding sequence ATGAGAGCTGCCGTCCTCTACGGAACCGCAGGGTCCGTGTTCCTGACCGCCCTCGTCGGCGCCCCGGCGGGCGGTCGGCCGGCCTGGCCGGCCCCGGCCGCCGGCTCTGCCGAGATGCGCGGCACAGCCGTCGCCGCCGCGCGCGCCACGGCCGCGGGCATCCGCTTCGCCAACTGCCCCAAGGAAGAGGACCTGCCGGACAGTGTCCAATGCGGCACGGTCACGGTGCCGCTCGACTACGCCCACCCCGACGGCCGGCAGATCAAACTGACCGTCAGCCGCGTCAAGGCCACCGGCAAGGACGCGAAGAACTCGAAGCGGAGGGTGCCGCGGCGGGGCGCCTTCGTCTACAACCCCGGCGGCCCTGGCGCCTCCAGCACGCGCTTCCCGCTGATCGGCCACCGCCCGGAGTGGAAGCGCATCGCCGCCGCGTACGACCTCGTCGGCTACGCCCCGCGCGGGGTCGACCGCTCCGCCCCGCTGTCCTGCCAGGACCCGAAGCACTTCGTGAAGGCGCCCTCGCAGGCGCCGACGTTCCCCTCGGAGTCGTACAAGAAGGAGCGCATCGCGGCGGCGAAGGCGTACGCCCGCGGATGCGCCCAGCGCTCGGGCAACGCCCTGCGCCACTACACGTCGCTCAACAACGCCCGCGACCTGGAGGTGCTCCGCGCCGGGCTCGGCGAGCCGAAGCTGACCTTCATGGGCGCCTCGTACGGAACGTACTTCGGTGCCCTCTACGCGACGCTCTTCCCCTCGCACGTGGGCCGGATGGTCTTCGACTCGGCGGTGAACCCTGACCCCGAGAAGATCTGGTACCGGAACAACCTCGACCAGTCGGCCGCGTTCGAGAAGCGCTGGGCGGACTTCCGCGCGTGGGTCGCCAAGCACGACGAGGTGTACGAGCTCGGGGCCACACCGGACGACGTGCAGCAGAGCTACGAGAGGGCGCGGGCGCAGCTCGCCGCCTCGCCCGCGGGCGGCAAGGTGGGACCGGGGCAGATGCAGGGCGCGTTCCTGGATGCCGGGTACTCCGACGACTACTGGCCGCGGCGCGCCCAGGCGCTCTCCGCCTATCTGAAGGGCGACCCGAAGCCGCTGATCGAGCAGGCCGGCCCGCATCCGGAGGCAGCCGCCGAGCAGGAGAACGGCAACGCGGTCTACACGGCCGTCGAGTGCAACGACGCGTCCTGGCCGGCCGACTGGCGTATCTGGGACCGCGACAACACGCGCCTCGCGCGCCGGGCGCCGTTCGAGACCTGGGACAACGTGTGGATGAACCTGCCGTGTGCCTACTGGCCGGAGCCGCGGCAGAAGCCCCTCGACGTTCGGACGCCGCCGGGCGTGCTGCCGCCGACGCTGATCCTGGCGGCGGAGCGGGACGCGGCGACGCCGTACGACGGGGCCCTGGAGCTGCGCCGGCGGCTGTCCGGCTCGGTCCTGGTGACCGAGAACGGGTCCGGGACGCATGGCATCGGGGGCGGGCCCAACAAGTGCGTCAACGGCTACCTGGACGCCTACCTCCTGGAGGGCCGCCTCCCGGTGCGGCGCGCTGCCTGCGCGCCGCACGCGGAGCCGAAGCCGGCGGCGCCGGGCGATCGTTCGAAGGGTTCACAGGGATCGCGGGACCCACAGGAATCACAGGGCTCAGGGGTCTCCGCGCGGAGCACCACGCACGAGCCTGAGCACCCGAAGACAGTCCGGCAGGCGCCTTGA
- the hemQ gene encoding hydrogen peroxide-dependent heme synthase, translating to MSDDAPAKIPNIGKKAKDLNEVIRYTLWSVFKLRDALPEDRAGYADEVQELFDQLAAKDVTIRGTYDVSGLRADADLMIWWHAETSDQLQEAYNLFRRTKLGRSLEPVWSNMALHRPAEFNRSHIPAFLADETPRNYISVYPFVRSYDWYLLPDEDRRRMLADHGKMARGYPDVRANTVASFSLGDYEWILAFEADELYRIVDVMRHLRASEARMHVREEIPFFTGRRKSVSELVAGLA from the coding sequence ATGAGTGACGACGCCCCCGCCAAGATCCCGAACATCGGCAAGAAGGCCAAGGACCTCAACGAGGTCATCCGCTACACCCTGTGGTCCGTCTTCAAGCTGCGCGACGCGCTGCCCGAGGACCGCGCCGGATACGCCGACGAAGTCCAGGAGCTCTTCGACCAGCTCGCCGCGAAGGATGTCACCATCCGCGGCACCTACGACGTGTCGGGGCTGCGCGCCGACGCCGACCTGATGATCTGGTGGCACGCCGAGACGAGCGACCAGCTCCAGGAGGCGTACAACCTCTTCCGCCGCACCAAGCTGGGCCGCTCCCTGGAGCCGGTGTGGTCGAACATGGCGTTGCACCGCCCCGCCGAGTTCAACCGCTCGCACATCCCGGCGTTCCTCGCCGACGAGACGCCCCGCAACTACATCAGTGTCTACCCGTTCGTGCGCTCCTACGACTGGTACCTGCTGCCCGACGAGGACCGCCGCCGCATGCTCGCCGACCACGGCAAGATGGCCCGCGGCTACCCGGACGTGCGCGCCAACACGGTCGCCTCGTTCTCGCTGGGCGACTACGAATGGATCCTCGCCTTCGAGGCCGACGAGCTGTACCGCATCGTCGACGTCATGCGTCACCTGCGCGCCTCCGAGGCCCGGATGCACGTCCGCGAGGAAATCCCGTTCTTCACGGGGCGCCGCAAGTCGGTGTCCGAGCTGGTGGCAGGGCTCGCCTGA